From a region of the Acinetobacter larvae genome:
- a CDS encoding structural cement protein Gp24: protein MSFQQTLNRDLPLGVEGDFASTNPYHSVLAGEGALTAGEASVTVGRFAWADPETGMVSNKKIEGGVIGFVRREQTAIIVEYLAESSLKVPKGFGVTLYDGGDFWARFEEGATIGQSVFASDTDGTVQAADSAPAGHTDTGFKVASNAAVGNLAKITK from the coding sequence ATGTCATTTCAACAAACATTAAATCGCGATTTACCTCTCGGTGTTGAAGGCGATTTCGCATCAACCAATCCTTATCATTCTGTATTAGCTGGAGAGGGAGCCTTAACTGCAGGTGAGGCAAGTGTAACAGTAGGGCGTTTTGCTTGGGCAGATCCAGAAACAGGGATGGTGAGCAATAAAAAAATTGAAGGAGGCGTAATTGGTTTTGTACGCCGTGAGCAGACAGCAATCATTGTCGAATATCTTGCTGAATCATCACTAAAAGTGCCGAAAGGTTTTGGTGTAACTTTGTACGACGGTGGTGATTTTTGGGCACGTTTTGAAGAAGGTGCAACCATTGGTCAAAGCGTATTTGCAAGCGATACAGATGGTACCGTGCAAGCTGCAGACTCTGCGCCTGCTGGGCACACAGATACGGGCTTTAAAGTAGCATCAAATGCTGCTGTGGGCAATCTGGCTAAAATCACAAAATAA
- a CDS encoding DUF4054 domain-containing protein yields the protein MDGVVVFDKDKFRQLYPKLDFNDAQLDMFFLEATMLLNNTPCSCVKSLVERELLLFLLVAHLATLQARLDSGNEAVGRVGSASEGSVSVSMDYGQTTPGEKWYVQTPYGAKYWQLTARYRSALYVVTNYPMPVRR from the coding sequence ATGGACGGCGTAGTTGTTTTTGATAAAGACAAATTTAGGCAGCTTTATCCAAAATTGGATTTTAATGACGCGCAGCTCGATATGTTTTTCTTGGAAGCAACTATGCTTTTGAATAACACACCATGCAGTTGTGTCAAAAGCTTAGTCGAGCGTGAATTATTGCTTTTCTTACTGGTTGCACATCTCGCCACACTACAAGCCCGACTAGATTCTGGTAATGAGGCAGTTGGTCGTGTGGGGAGTGCGTCGGAAGGTAGTGTGTCGGTATCAATGGACTATGGTCAAACTACGCCTGGTGAAAAATGGTATGTGCAAACGCCGTATGGTGCAAAGTACTGGCAGCTGACGGCACGCTATCGTTCTGCTTTGTATGTTGTGACAAATTATCCAATGCCAGTGAGGCGTTAA
- a CDS encoding phage neck terminator protein, translating to MATMNNIDYHNAIYKEVRSYLIGLFSCEVIKGYQNDSPLPQNGVVMTIISERDTDQAASYYQEEEGTAYVQNSVEVMLQLDFYGDWAASRARQIANFWRSEYTTSALNTCQPLYSKQPVRLPFVNEQNQNEQRWLLEVYLQYNPEFKQDQAFLDLPIISTERA from the coding sequence ATGGCGACAATGAATAACATTGACTATCACAATGCAATCTACAAAGAAGTCCGGTCATATTTGATCGGGCTTTTTTCATGTGAAGTTATTAAAGGCTATCAGAATGATTCGCCGTTGCCGCAGAACGGCGTTGTTATGACGATTATCAGTGAACGTGATACAGATCAAGCAGCTAGTTATTACCAAGAAGAAGAGGGTACTGCTTACGTGCAGAACTCTGTTGAAGTCATGCTGCAGCTTGATTTTTACGGGGATTGGGCTGCAAGCCGAGCCAGACAAATTGCCAATTTTTGGCGGAGCGAATACACAACTTCAGCACTGAACACTTGCCAACCACTGTATAGCAAACAACCTGTGCGATTGCCATTTGTGAATGAACAAAACCAAAATGAACAGCGTTGGCTGTTAGAAGTTTATCTGCAATACAACCCTGAATTTAAACAGGATCAAGCTTTTCTTGATCTACCAATAATTAGTACAGAGAGGGCTTAA
- a CDS encoding DUF3383 domain-containing protein — protein sequence MLPSIPASNIVNINPAVVGTGGTPLALNAVVLSDSSIYPIREYNNADAVADAFGINSHEHRFAQIYFNGIENATLVPESLFIAKYNTGDVAAKLIGASLRTRELADIQKIKGQLNISVDGVVMAAAIDLSRATSFSNAAEVITTLVGVLCYFDTQIQAFIIKSTSTGGSSALSFATGDVADSLGLSKQSGAIVDNASTTDTVESTVKRITGYTLNFASITYIGHYFNIDLCKQIAKWNSQQNSRYWFVYYNEEPTALMPNNDTCFGAWLKEYEIDGTTPIYGGLEQAALACSYAASINFNEINGRATMDFKGQSGMAATITDQDDAKALESNGYAYYGAWATANDRFVFFRHTVVSGKFKWVDAYLNQVYFNSQLQLAYVTMLKNYKSVPYNAEGKAIHRAAAKDPIDQMFNFGGIQAGVTLSSQQKALINREAGFDAASQLYSNGVAMSVGDATPQIRGKRASLPLKLWYTDGGSVHTVNLASINVQ from the coding sequence ATGCTTCCATCAATTCCTGCAAGTAATATCGTCAACATTAATCCCGCCGTTGTCGGCACAGGGGGAACACCATTAGCACTCAATGCGGTGGTATTAAGCGATAGCAGTATTTACCCCATTCGTGAATACAATAATGCCGATGCTGTTGCAGATGCGTTTGGTATTAATAGTCACGAACATCGTTTCGCTCAGATTTATTTCAATGGTATTGAAAATGCCACACTGGTTCCAGAGTCATTATTTATTGCTAAATATAATACTGGTGATGTTGCTGCAAAATTAATTGGCGCAAGCTTGCGAACGCGAGAGCTTGCGGATATCCAAAAAATTAAAGGTCAGCTCAATATTTCAGTTGATGGTGTTGTTATGGCTGCCGCGATTGATCTATCTAGAGCAACAAGCTTTAGCAATGCAGCAGAGGTGATTACGACGCTAGTAGGCGTGCTTTGTTATTTTGATACGCAAATTCAAGCCTTTATTATCAAGTCGACCAGTACAGGGGGAAGCTCTGCATTATCCTTCGCAACTGGTGATGTGGCTGACAGTCTAGGATTATCGAAACAATCTGGTGCTATTGTTGATAATGCATCAACAACGGACACGGTTGAGTCTACTGTAAAACGAATTACAGGCTATACCCTAAATTTTGCTTCCATTACTTATATTGGTCACTATTTTAATATTGATCTATGTAAGCAGATTGCTAAATGGAATAGCCAGCAAAATAGTCGTTATTGGTTTGTTTATTACAATGAAGAACCTACGGCGCTTATGCCAAATAATGACACTTGTTTTGGTGCATGGCTCAAAGAATATGAAATCGATGGTACTACGCCAATTTATGGTGGTTTAGAGCAAGCTGCCCTAGCTTGCAGTTATGCTGCTTCGATCAATTTTAATGAAATCAACGGTCGTGCGACCATGGATTTTAAAGGTCAATCAGGCATGGCTGCCACAATTACCGATCAAGATGATGCTAAAGCACTAGAAAGCAATGGATATGCTTATTATGGCGCATGGGCTACAGCCAATGATCGTTTTGTCTTTTTCCGTCATACCGTAGTGTCAGGCAAGTTTAAATGGGTGGATGCTTATTTAAATCAAGTTTACTTCAACTCACAGCTACAACTGGCTTATGTGACGATGCTAAAAAACTATAAGTCAGTCCCTTATAACGCTGAAGGCAAAGCCATTCACCGCGCAGCCGCCAAGGATCCAATCGATCAGATGTTTAATTTTGGTGGGATTCAGGCAGGTGTCACCTTATCGAGTCAACAAAAAGCACTGATCAATCGTGAAGCGGGATTTGATGCAGCAAGTCAACTCTATTCAAACGGCGTAGCAATGTCAGTTGGCGATGCGACACCACAAATTCGCGGAAAACGTGCATCGCTACCGCTTAAGCTTTGGTACACCGACGGCGGTAGTGTTCACACGGTTAACCTTGCTTCAATTAACGTGCAATAA
- a CDS encoding phage tail fiber protein: MGMGHNPKTLTSANAVVMIRCKGVYDSFTRLQGFQADNAWAFGEATIGETRMGVDGQQSGGYTPHETPWTLYLEANSPSVAVMENIRKDFNQNMETRLIDIVVEIPSIGSRHEASGFWVNLTGGPSGQKILAGSQYNFRLVDNGGEQM, encoded by the coding sequence ATGGGAATGGGCCATAATCCAAAAACATTAACATCCGCTAATGCTGTGGTGATGATTCGCTGCAAAGGTGTTTATGACAGCTTTACTCGATTACAGGGATTTCAGGCAGACAATGCTTGGGCATTTGGTGAGGCGACTATCGGTGAAACACGCATGGGTGTGGATGGACAGCAATCTGGTGGTTATACACCACATGAAACGCCGTGGACTTTGTACTTAGAGGCAAATAGTCCATCTGTTGCTGTGATGGAAAATATCCGCAAGGATTTTAACCAAAATATGGAAACACGTTTGATTGATATCGTAGTTGAGATTCCATCTATTGGCAGTCGTCATGAAGCATCTGGTTTCTGGGTGAATCTCACTGGTGGTCCATCAGGGCAGAAAATTTTAGCGGGCAGTCAATATAACTTCCGCCTGGTAGATAACGGCGGAGAACAGATGTAA
- a CDS encoding phage baseplate protein, with the protein MMEGMPDIPDFKGLATSGTDAGISLGGAALINTVLGNYWGIFNEYGVPILLADNVVSLNHSESFQICNAPVEKGGFVSYNKVKEPFKATVQLSKGSGGTLARGAFLAQIDMLANSTLKFNIVTPDYVYTNATIVRHSNARSAEDGAQLIKVNIDLEEVMEAKVDYSFEEVKKPDDAKTKDGGERQPQDASGNASILKKAADAVKGIFGN; encoded by the coding sequence ATGATGGAAGGAATGCCCGACATACCTGATTTTAAGGGGCTAGCCACCTCTGGAACTGATGCGGGGATTAGCCTTGGTGGTGCTGCGCTAATCAATACTGTTCTAGGAAATTATTGGGGAATATTTAACGAGTACGGCGTACCTATTCTTTTAGCTGATAACGTTGTCTCGTTAAACCATTCTGAATCATTTCAAATTTGTAATGCACCGGTCGAAAAAGGCGGATTTGTTAGCTATAACAAAGTAAAGGAGCCTTTTAAGGCAACGGTACAATTGAGTAAAGGCAGCGGAGGAACCTTGGCGCGCGGCGCTTTTCTTGCTCAGATTGACATGCTTGCAAACAGTACACTCAAATTTAATATCGTTACGCCTGATTACGTTTATACCAACGCTACTATAGTGCGGCATAGTAATGCTCGATCCGCAGAGGACGGCGCACAACTCATTAAGGTTAACATTGATCTTGAGGAGGTTATGGAGGCTAAAGTTGATTATTCATTTGAGGAAGTTAAAAAACCTGACGATGCCAAAACAAAGGACGGCGGAGAGCGTCAGCCACAGGATGCCAGCGGCAATGCATCGATACTGAAAAAAGCAGCAGATGCGGTTAAAGGTATTTTTGGAAATTAG
- a CDS encoding phage head morphogenesis protein, protein MKVIKKPLTLPEIIPNAGVERAYQRAIFAVIRDMQEDVRITLLKEFKDSARREKIAMDGISDWAAHVIDLLVDRWTRKLDLLGPKIAELFLNKSLVNYDVQFKRHLRSAGFTVRIQLSLMQEEALKAVLAENIGLIKSIGTQYLANVQTHVWQCVTSGYDLGTLSKNLQKDFGVSERRAAFIARDQGAKAHAVIEQARRKELGITEAIWLHSHAGKKPRPSHLAAHGKAFDISKGMYLDGKWVLPGQEINCRCGSKAIIEGIVG, encoded by the coding sequence ATGAAGGTAATCAAGAAACCGTTAACGCTGCCTGAGATAATACCTAATGCTGGAGTTGAGCGAGCTTATCAACGGGCAATTTTCGCCGTAATACGCGATATGCAGGAAGATGTAAGGATAACACTGCTTAAAGAGTTTAAGGATTCTGCACGGCGCGAGAAGATAGCCATGGATGGCATATCAGACTGGGCAGCTCATGTTATTGACTTGCTTGTTGACCGATGGACTAGAAAGCTCGATTTGCTTGGACCAAAGATAGCAGAGCTTTTCTTAAACAAAAGCTTAGTTAATTATGATGTCCAGTTTAAGCGGCATTTGCGCAGTGCTGGCTTTACGGTTCGTATACAGTTATCACTAATGCAAGAAGAAGCACTAAAGGCTGTGCTTGCAGAGAATATCGGACTGATTAAATCGATTGGCACACAGTATTTAGCAAACGTGCAAACACATGTTTGGCAATGTGTAACCAGTGGCTATGATCTTGGTACTTTGTCTAAAAATCTGCAAAAAGATTTTGGCGTGTCAGAGCGCCGTGCCGCATTTATTGCACGAGATCAAGGTGCTAAAGCCCATGCCGTTATTGAACAGGCACGGCGTAAAGAATTGGGCATCACAGAAGCAATTTGGCTACATAGCCATGCAGGCAAGAAACCTAGACCATCACACTTGGCGGCGCATGGTAAAGCATTTGATATATCGAAAGGTATGTATTTGGATGGTAAGTGGGTATTACCGGGACAAGAAATAAATTGTCGTTGTGGCAGTAAAGCAATTATTGAGGGGATTGTTGGATGA
- a CDS encoding glycoside hydrolase family 19 protein, translated as MSNIVEALFVQLGLDTNGYTEDAKKAVDQNNKLEKSLDKVEQQSITAGKALDGLKGVLSAVTKTVAGMAAVIVAGTGLAKLAQEARQANDELYFLEKNLNMSAQSISAWRGAADAMGGSAEGMTATLKGLSRSINDFVVMGDASMLPYFNAMGVSMVDANGKARDMNDVLLDMSESLSGMNQQQAYSLASSMGFDEGTINMLLQGRDALKETLDLQNSMYSSSKEDLENSRELTKQQAIMNAHWNSMKLMIGNALTPVLTKLVKLFNQMFEFFQKHQNTIKHVFEGIAVVIGAVLIPVLYAAATAAWALMAPFMPMILLVGALGAAFILLYDDYKTWAEGGESLLDWGKFKKFFTTTVETVDKLKKGFHDLKNGYQDWVASATSKSTEWLRLKGFIDENGLSVDSLIKGFKNLAREMLDKVIPTLKGYASIITKIFSGDFKGAMEEAGQMMENFAERVDSTFNAVKDKVLEVTDTIAGNDPNAENSLTSTVGKYNLDTKSAVSEARKVQLPNPKLPELVSGGSSPVLEKASKETVAAADYAVAHALKASEGKCAKYVNDSLRSQGFKIWGHGKEVAGNLIKSNQGFKKVEYNKDYVPQIGDVMSMGAYSPAHKAQQIKKHKVEAGHVAIYTEKGWVSDFMQGEKYGNTGAGGKGYFDAIKAGTLKPTIARRSTPVAKPASNGGFKMPSLISGAHAATPPNTHQNMALEAVALHLKTLQMMGGNNSGRDFNDLMSAAADKYNIKDVRERAAFMAIVGHETGDGKKLSEDMRYSYKGWKNISPRQENVRNWLKAHTEADFKKLSATDKLNIMYEGMNGNKPGEGAKFKGRGAIQLTGRANYQAYANYANRQDIMSNPDLLATDKHLAADSAAWYWSVYRKSASKAAKEGDIKKARKLVNGDEIGMDDVLRRYQELLKNTNTKNSSLVNNDALSRLQSFQNTGNMLNNKQSPTMNNNQKKIDVNIGDISVMTASNTVTGTVQDGFAAAKDGVNQLMTGMIV; from the coding sequence ATGAGTAATATTGTAGAGGCTCTTTTTGTTCAGCTTGGTTTAGACACCAATGGTTATACAGAAGATGCAAAAAAGGCTGTAGATCAAAATAATAAACTTGAAAAGTCTCTCGATAAAGTTGAGCAGCAATCTATTACCGCAGGAAAGGCACTGGATGGCTTAAAAGGTGTTTTGTCAGCAGTCACTAAAACAGTGGCAGGAATGGCCGCCGTGATTGTGGCAGGTACTGGTCTTGCTAAACTCGCCCAAGAGGCACGCCAAGCCAATGATGAACTGTATTTCTTAGAAAAAAACCTCAATATGTCGGCTCAATCTATATCTGCATGGCGTGGTGCTGCTGATGCGATGGGTGGTTCAGCTGAGGGAATGACGGCGACATTAAAAGGTCTTTCTCGTTCAATCAACGATTTTGTTGTGATGGGCGATGCCTCAATGCTTCCATACTTCAATGCCATGGGCGTGAGTATGGTTGATGCGAATGGTAAAGCGAGAGATATGAACGATGTACTGCTTGATATGTCTGAATCATTATCTGGTATGAACCAGCAACAAGCCTATAGTCTTGCCTCTAGCATGGGTTTTGATGAGGGTACAATTAACATGCTGTTGCAAGGTCGAGATGCGTTAAAGGAAACGCTGGATCTGCAAAATAGCATGTACAGTTCCAGCAAAGAAGATTTAGAGAACAGCCGCGAGCTAACGAAGCAACAAGCCATCATGAATGCGCACTGGAATTCCATGAAGCTGATGATTGGTAATGCTTTGACGCCAGTTTTAACAAAGCTTGTAAAACTGTTTAATCAAATGTTCGAGTTTTTTCAGAAGCATCAAAATACCATTAAGCATGTCTTTGAAGGGATTGCTGTTGTCATTGGCGCGGTATTAATTCCTGTTTTATATGCCGCAGCTACAGCGGCGTGGGCTTTGATGGCGCCGTTCATGCCTATGATTCTACTAGTCGGTGCATTGGGTGCTGCATTTATCTTGTTATACGACGACTATAAAACTTGGGCTGAAGGTGGTGAGTCGCTTTTAGACTGGGGTAAGTTTAAAAAGTTCTTTACGACGACTGTTGAAACCGTTGATAAACTCAAAAAAGGTTTCCATGATCTTAAAAATGGCTATCAAGACTGGGTTGCGAGCGCGACCAGTAAATCAACAGAATGGTTACGTTTGAAGGGCTTTATTGATGAAAATGGTTTGTCGGTTGATTCATTGATTAAGGGGTTTAAAAATCTTGCTAGAGAAATGTTAGATAAAGTTATCCCAACTTTGAAAGGCTATGCGTCGATCATCACCAAAATCTTTAGCGGTGATTTTAAAGGCGCGATGGAAGAAGCTGGGCAGATGATGGAAAACTTTGCTGAGCGTGTTGATTCCACATTTAACGCTGTGAAAGATAAGGTACTTGAGGTTACGGACACGATTGCGGGTAACGACCCTAATGCAGAAAATTCGCTTACATCTACGGTCGGTAAATACAACCTTGATACTAAATCAGCTGTTTCTGAGGCAAGAAAAGTCCAGTTGCCTAATCCAAAACTACCAGAATTGGTGAGTGGTGGAAGCTCGCCAGTGCTTGAAAAAGCATCTAAAGAAACAGTTGCAGCTGCTGATTATGCAGTTGCCCATGCGCTAAAAGCGAGTGAAGGAAAATGCGCAAAATATGTGAATGATTCTTTACGCTCACAAGGCTTTAAAATCTGGGGGCACGGTAAAGAAGTTGCGGGCAACTTAATTAAAAGTAATCAAGGGTTTAAAAAAGTCGAATACAACAAAGACTATGTGCCACAAATCGGGGATGTAATGTCGATGGGCGCTTATAGTCCTGCGCACAAAGCGCAACAAATCAAAAAGCATAAAGTTGAGGCGGGTCATGTTGCTATTTACACAGAAAAAGGTTGGGTGTCAGATTTTATGCAGGGGGAAAAGTACGGAAATACAGGCGCTGGCGGGAAGGGTTATTTCGATGCAATCAAAGCTGGCACATTAAAGCCGACAATTGCGCGCCGTTCGACTCCCGTTGCTAAACCTGCTTCAAACGGCGGATTTAAAATGCCTAGCTTGATTAGTGGTGCACATGCTGCAACGCCGCCAAATACTCATCAGAACATGGCTCTTGAAGCAGTCGCATTACATCTTAAAACGTTGCAAATGATGGGTGGGAATAATAGTGGGAGGGATTTCAATGATTTGATGTCTGCGGCGGCAGATAAGTACAACATAAAAGATGTAAGAGAGCGTGCTGCGTTTATGGCTATTGTCGGGCATGAAACGGGGGATGGTAAAAAGCTATCAGAAGATATGCGATATTCGTATAAGGGGTGGAAAAATATTTCACCACGCCAAGAAAATGTAAGAAATTGGTTAAAAGCACATACTGAAGCAGATTTCAAAAAATTATCCGCAACAGACAAGCTTAACATTATGTATGAAGGAATGAACGGTAACAAGCCTGGTGAAGGTGCTAAGTTCAAGGGGCGTGGAGCAATTCAGTTGACTGGGCGTGCTAACTATCAAGCATATGCAAATTATGCGAATCGACAAGATATTATGAGTAACCCCGATCTTCTTGCAACAGATAAGCATCTAGCTGCTGACTCTGCTGCGTGGTATTGGAGTGTTTATAGAAAATCTGCATCCAAAGCTGCTAAAGAAGGTGATATTAAAAAAGCTAGAAAACTTGTGAACGGGGATGAAATTGGTATGGATGATGTTTTACGCCGTTACCAAGAATTGTTAAAAAATACAAATACAAAGAATTCATCACTAGTCAATAATGATGCACTATCTAGACTACAATCTTTTCAAAATACTGGTAACATGCTGAATAATAAGCAATCACCGACTATGAATAATAATCAAAAAAAGATTGATGTCAATATTGGTGATATTAGCGTTATGACAGCATCGAATACAGTCACTGGAACTGTCCAAGACGGTTTTGCGGCTGCCAAAGACGGTGTTAATCAGTTAATGACGGGGATGATTGTGTGA
- a CDS encoding DUF2213 domain-containing protein, whose product MNIKIAMDKSMRRYDGNGHLIVEKTIISKAAINPYKGKEIPNFEQLGLDPKKTYMLLRDPAELQNALDTFKGIQLLIKHIPVNADEPSKTLTVGAIGTDVAMEGDDVVASMRIWDQEAIDLIESKKLQELSAGYAYAADMTSGDYNGEHYDGVMRSIHGNHVALVEYGRIGRDAIIADHLPPELREKNMKLKKGSTPKILALLQRIAQDSDITEDTVEEVVKTVGDSIEDEPKAKDNDPADPDANDEDSKKAQDKDDDKKAANSDESKKPAMDSVQIALDAENRAVARVTALFEARKQVEPLVGVVAMDSAEAVYEFALKKHGIDTAGVHPSAYKSMAGLLLKQTTSPTVALDSAFTELDERTNKLVSRFG is encoded by the coding sequence ATGAATATAAAAATCGCCATGGATAAATCGATGCGCCGTTACGATGGCAACGGTCATTTGATTGTAGAAAAGACCATCATTTCAAAAGCTGCGATTAATCCATACAAAGGTAAAGAAATCCCCAACTTTGAGCAGCTAGGGCTTGACCCTAAAAAAACTTATATGCTGCTTCGAGATCCAGCGGAATTACAAAATGCTTTAGATACATTCAAGGGTATTCAATTGCTGATTAAGCACATCCCTGTTAATGCGGATGAGCCAAGTAAGACGCTAACAGTGGGTGCAATTGGCACCGATGTAGCCATGGAAGGTGATGATGTCGTTGCATCAATGCGGATATGGGATCAAGAAGCAATAGACTTGATTGAATCTAAAAAATTGCAAGAGTTGTCAGCGGGTTACGCATATGCCGCTGACATGACTTCTGGTGATTACAACGGCGAACACTATGACGGTGTGATGCGAAGTATTCACGGAAATCACGTAGCGCTAGTCGAGTATGGTCGCATTGGTCGTGACGCGATTATTGCTGACCACTTACCACCTGAACTAAGGGAAAAAAACATGAAGTTAAAAAAAGGCTCAACGCCGAAAATTCTAGCTTTGCTACAGCGCATTGCTCAAGACTCGGACATTACCGAGGATACAGTCGAGGAAGTTGTGAAAACCGTCGGCGATAGCATCGAAGATGAACCGAAGGCTAAAGATAATGATCCAGCCGACCCTGATGCGAATGATGAAGATAGCAAAAAAGCTCAAGACAAAGACGACGATAAAAAAGCGGCTAACTCTGATGAAAGTAAAAAGCCTGCGATGGATTCTGTGCAAATCGCATTAGATGCTGAAAATCGCGCTGTAGCGCGTGTAACAGCATTATTCGAAGCGCGTAAACAAGTTGAACCATTAGTGGGTGTAGTGGCAATGGATAGTGCCGAAGCCGTGTATGAATTTGCATTAAAAAAACATGGCATTGATACGGCTGGTGTCCATCCAAGTGCGTACAAGTCTATGGCTGGTTTATTGTTAAAGCAAACAACATCACCAACAGTCGCATTAGATTCAGCATTCACTGAGCTTGATGAGCGTACAAACAAACTGGTAAGCCGTTTCGGCTAA
- a CDS encoding DUF4282 domain-containing protein, which translates to MIVVGNQASGHLQFSGGLGIIAGIAVIIFGTLIARLWAEFMVVIFKIQQNTRRTAEALERRNNIL; encoded by the coding sequence TTGATCGTTGTTGGTAATCAAGCCTCTGGACATTTGCAGTTTAGCGGTGGTCTTGGGATTATTGCTGGAATTGCTGTGATTATTTTCGGCACTCTGATTGCTCGACTATGGGCTGAATTCATGGTTGTAATATTTAAGATTCAGCAGAATACACGGCGTACTGCTGAGGCGTTAGAGCGACGGAATAATATCCTTTAA
- a CDS encoding DUF2184 domain-containing protein has protein sequence MPQPLNIQALQRSAGIVFSTGHQVQELDARVRHSMAMDSGLITTPNAGIPALFTQWVDPHVIEVLVEPMKMAEAFTEVKKGDWTTSSAMFPMVESVGETSGYGDFNENGMSDANTSFPSRQPYHYQTIIRVGEREMEIMGAAKIDWASRKQISAVLTLNKFQNKSYIYGVKGLENYGMINDPNLLPSITDTDWTTKDGGEIYESIQKLFKQLVKQTGGLIDRSEKMTLILSPDMDTEFTKTNQYNVNVTDQLKKNFPNLSIVTVPEYSTGAGELLQLIVDEYQGQKTAELAFTEKMRVHPLIQGKSGWEQKRSQGTFGAIIYRPLFIASALVG, from the coding sequence ATGCCACAACCTTTAAATATTCAAGCGTTACAGCGAAGCGCTGGTATCGTCTTTTCAACAGGACATCAAGTACAAGAGCTTGATGCTCGCGTACGCCATAGTATGGCTATGGACAGCGGTTTAATTACAACACCGAATGCCGGTATTCCTGCATTATTTACGCAGTGGGTAGATCCGCATGTTATTGAAGTACTTGTTGAGCCAATGAAAATGGCTGAAGCATTTACGGAAGTAAAAAAAGGTGATTGGACTACAAGTTCGGCAATGTTCCCGATGGTTGAGTCAGTTGGTGAAACCTCAGGTTACGGCGATTTCAATGAAAACGGTATGAGTGATGCGAACACCTCGTTTCCATCTCGTCAGCCATACCACTACCAGACCATTATCCGCGTTGGTGAACGTGAAATGGAAATTATGGGTGCGGCTAAAATTGACTGGGCAAGTCGTAAACAGATTTCCGCCGTACTAACTTTGAATAAGTTTCAAAATAAATCGTATATCTATGGCGTTAAAGGTCTAGAGAACTACGGCATGATCAATGATCCTAATTTATTGCCATCTATTACCGACACTGATTGGACTACCAAGGATGGTGGTGAAATTTACGAATCAATTCAAAAACTGTTTAAGCAATTGGTTAAGCAAACTGGTGGTCTAATTGATCGTAGTGAAAAGATGACCTTAATTCTTTCACCTGATATGGATACTGAATTCACTAAAACCAATCAGTACAACGTGAACGTCACTGACCAGCTCAAAAAGAACTTTCCAAACCTTAGTATTGTCACCGTACCTGAATACTCAACAGGTGCAGGGGAGTTGCTACAACTGATCGTTGATGAATATCAAGGTCAAAAAACGGCGGAACTTGCATTTACTGAAAAAATGCGTGTGCATCCGCTTATTCAAGGCAAATCTGGTTGGGAGCAAAAACGTTCGCAAGGTACTTTTGGTGCAATTATTTACCGTCCATTGTTTATTGCATCTGCCTTAGTTGGTTAG
- a CDS encoding phage baseplate plug family protein yields MIYTIPLDAVPNQTVSTTINGKQYRITLETRLDQLYATIEDNAGLIIANRICLASAPITRNFVFIDLDGSQDPIYSDIGPNGCFKLVWRNE; encoded by the coding sequence ATGATATATACAATCCCGCTCGACGCCGTGCCTAATCAAACGGTCAGCACGACAATAAATGGCAAGCAATACCGCATTACACTTGAAACACGGTTAGATCAGCTTTATGCAACGATTGAAGATAATGCTGGACTAATTATTGCTAATCGCATTTGTCTAGCATCTGCTCCAATTACTAGGAACTTTGTATTTATTGATTTGGATGGTAGTCAAGATCCGATCTACTCAGATATTGGTCCTAATGGGTGCTTTAAATTGGTGTGGAGAAATGAATAA